From Planococcus halocryophilus, the proteins below share one genomic window:
- the sugE gene encoding quaternary ammonium compound efflux SMR transporter SugE has translation MAWILLVIAGMTEVVWAIGLKLADGFTNVVPSLVTLVFIGISFLLFAFAMKTIPIGTAYAVFTGIGAAGTAILGILLFSENASIEKLFFLSLLLVGIIGLKVVDGKETSRKEVKS, from the coding sequence ATGGCATGGATTCTTCTTGTGATTGCAGGAATGACTGAAGTTGTGTGGGCAATCGGCTTGAAGCTTGCTGATGGCTTTACAAATGTTGTTCCTTCTCTTGTGACATTAGTCTTTATCGGTATCAGCTTTCTGTTGTTTGCGTTCGCGATGAAGACGATTCCAATTGGTACAGCTTATGCAGTATTTACAGGTATTGGTGCTGCTGGGACAGCGATTCTCGGAATCTTATTATTTAGTGAAAATGCTAGTATAGAAAAATTATTCTTTTTGAGTTTATTGCTAGTTGGCATTATTGGCTTAAAAGTAGTGGATGGAAAAGAAACTTCTCGTAAAGAAGTGAAATCATGA
- a CDS encoding DMT family transporter, whose product MAWLILIVAGLFEVSFVTTMKLSEGFKKKRYTVLTVVFGALSFYLLSLALTTIALGTGYAVWTGIGAAGSVLVGMIFFNESRQLAKLFFLSCIIAGVAGLKIFGG is encoded by the coding sequence ATGGCGTGGTTGATTTTAATTGTTGCGGGGTTATTTGAAGTATCATTTGTCACGACGATGAAATTATCAGAAGGATTTAAAAAGAAGCGCTATACAGTTCTAACGGTTGTTTTTGGAGCGCTCAGTTTTTATTTGTTATCGCTGGCTTTAACAACCATTGCGTTGGGAACAGGATATGCTGTATGGACGGGGATTGGCGCAGCGGGTAGTGTTTTGGTCGGAATGATTTTCTTTAATGAAAGTAGACAGCTGGCTAAATTATTTTTCCTGTCCTGCATCATTGCTGGAGTGGCTGGATTGAAAATATTCGGTGGCTGA
- a CDS encoding D-alanine--D-alanine ligase: MKKKIGLLYGGKSAEHEVSLSTALAVTKAIDFDAYEVYPIYITQDGEWRKGQRLEESAKTIEQLQLTEGSGKPNDISSFLPTQASEGLDVIIPLLHGPNGEDGTVQGLLEVMNIPYVGNGVLASSAGMDKVVMKQLFEQAGLEQTPYVYFIRRDWDKNQGFWLDKIEAELVWPVFVKPANLGSSVGISKADNREELIAAVKEALKFDRKIVIEQGVVAREIEVGVLGNDEPACSVAGEIKPLKAFYDYQAKYKDGNTAMIIPAELDRTVYAKLEVDAKKAFKILDCSGLVRADFFVTANNEILINEVNTLPGFTPFSMFPLLWEHTGLPYPELIERLITLAIERHEEKQLLQVKIE; encoded by the coding sequence ATGAAAAAAAAGATTGGTTTATTATATGGAGGCAAATCAGCAGAGCATGAAGTTTCTCTGTCTACAGCCTTAGCAGTGACAAAGGCAATTGATTTTGATGCATATGAAGTTTATCCAATTTACATCACGCAAGATGGTGAGTGGAGAAAAGGTCAGCGTCTTGAAGAATCAGCAAAAACAATTGAGCAGCTTCAATTAACAGAAGGCTCTGGAAAGCCGAATGATATTTCTAGTTTTCTTCCTACACAAGCGAGTGAAGGATTAGACGTCATCATTCCGCTACTTCACGGACCGAACGGAGAAGATGGTACGGTTCAAGGTCTTCTTGAAGTTATGAACATTCCATACGTTGGAAATGGCGTATTAGCATCTTCCGCAGGCATGGACAAAGTGGTAATGAAGCAGTTGTTCGAGCAAGCAGGTTTAGAACAAACGCCATATGTGTATTTTATAAGAAGAGACTGGGATAAAAATCAAGGCTTTTGGTTGGATAAAATTGAAGCAGAACTTGTATGGCCGGTTTTTGTGAAACCAGCCAATTTAGGGTCGAGTGTCGGCATCAGCAAAGCAGATAATCGAGAAGAACTGATTGCTGCTGTAAAAGAAGCATTAAAATTTGACCGCAAAATTGTCATTGAACAAGGTGTAGTTGCGCGTGAAATCGAAGTGGGTGTTCTCGGGAATGATGAGCCCGCGTGTTCAGTAGCTGGTGAGATTAAACCATTAAAAGCTTTTTATGATTATCAAGCGAAATACAAAGATGGCAATACAGCAATGATTATTCCGGCTGAACTAGACAGAACGGTTTATGCGAAATTAGAAGTAGACGCCAAAAAAGCTTTCAAAATTTTGGATTGTTCAGGACTTGTTCGAGCAGACTTTTTTGTGACAGCAAACAATGAAATCCTGATTAACGAAGTGAATACATTGCCTGGATTTACACCTTTCAGTATGTTCCCGTTATTGTGGGAACATACAGGACTACCATATCCGGAATTAATTGAACGACTTATTACATTAGCTATTGAACGACATGAAGAAAAACAATTA